The segment GTTTTGTTTACATCTATATTCTATGCACTAAAGGAACACTACACACTGATTACTTTATCATTACACCATCAACTTTGTTCTGTTTCCACTTTTGAATAAAGAATATTTGAAACAGTCATctacattttatttgatttaagtGAATATATTAAAAAAGCGACTGAAAAGCTAACCGTTTCAGTATTGTAAAAATTTTCATTGGTCTAAATTAAAAACAGATTTATCTTTATTTCCAAAAGATGGACCGACTGACGACTCATATTGAACATGATTTGCATCATGaacagatatatatgtatactgcATACGAATGAAATGGCTGAATGGTTACAGTACTACTTGCATCCATTTGTTTGAAGCCATAAGAGACGGACTGTATTTACCTGCGATGGGGATCTGTTATCGTTAGTGACTATAGATGTCCGTTTCAGATTTCTCACAGTGACGTCATCGTTCCTCGGACGTGATGGATAGACTGTGGACATTTTACCCACAGTCCagtatatatactgtattcTGTGTTTTGAATTACATTGGGTAATCATATTGGCGTACACATGTAGGTAGAAAAATGAGTtaaaaaagacaaaaacaacgtgattgtttgtaaacatcagatatatatttttaacaagtaaaaaatattgtataaaacAACTGTGAACATGATAATGCTAAAACAAATGACATTGCCCACACAAAATGTCCGTCTTTTATCTACATACATATACTGAACTGAGCACCATATAACAGAAAAAGTGTCCTCCATACAAAGTCGAtgatttctataaaaaaaaaaatccaatattACCGTCTCTAAAAGTCAAACTCTTTAAACATGGCGGACTCTTCTTTGTCCTTCCTCCTgcaacatctttctctgtagtGGGTATGGTGACCCCAGCGCCAAAAACGGCGGTTCTTCTCAAAAGCAGTCTTTTCGTCCGCCCAGAATTCCAAGGCCGGTTTTCCTGTTTCTTGAAATTTTTCCCAACGGCCCTGCATTTCCTGCACATACGTTTTACCGAAAATAAGTGTCGTCTGTTCTACGGCAGCGTTCTTATCGGGGGACATGGCCTCTTTACCGCGTTCAGTTTTCATGTCGTGCCTCCTTGAAAAGtcttgatttattttattcacTTCCTCGTACCGTGCTTCCCAAATATCTTTTGGAGAAGAACCTTTTTCGATCATTTTTTCCCATTCATCCGTAAAGACTGGTTTGTTTTTCCAGTTCCTTCTTTGTCCCATCCAGGAATTACCCATCGCAGGGTGACCGCCGCTAAATGAAGAAAATCCccacattttttcttttttttactgTAACACAAAATTCAGAGTTAATTTATCGCTTGTCTTTAAAATCGATGTCTTTTCTTCGATTTGTTTTTGGTTTAACTGTGACCTGGGATGGCGGCTGTTTCCTTTATATACAGGTAAAAAGTAAACACGACATACTGACATTTGCATGTGGTATTACATCAGACGTCTGATGAAACATTGCGTAGTCCGACATAGTCATAGCGATAGAGTGGATTTGCAATCTTGCAGTGTTATTGAATAGACACTCTAACTTTTAGATTTCGATACTATTGAAGATAAATTTTTACCTCAAAATTTAATCTTTTACACACGAATGCATATTAAACACAGATTGTTAAGGAAAGCGAGATAACTCTGAAACACTACCTTGCTTTTGCCCTGCTTTTTGCATGTATTGATTTTGAAAGCCTTTCATATCGCTCTTCCACCACCTTGACACCAGTAGAACTACATCTGTTTACCTGCTTATAGTCGCTGAAAAACTCCATTGTTCaataaaatttatcaattaACATGGGCGGATCTAAGGGGTTCAGTGTAGGGTTGTGGGAAGGCTGGGAGTctagcaatctgattaaaatcagatcctcgatccgctcctctttttttCCCTCTTGTCGCTACACCTCGTGTAGcgacaagagaaaaaaaaagaggagcggatcgaggatctgattttaatcaaattggGAGTCTAGGGACCGGTTTTGGACTATctagtgggtccagggcaaagcctcGGAAGCTTCCGTGTAAATTTGTTGTATTTTGATAACGAAATTGTCTAGTTGTATGTCTACTTGTTAAAGATTTATGTAATTCACAATTatgtattgtttttaatttcatataagGAATTCGATGGAGAAAAAGACTGTTTTTTGCTAAAACTGTTGAAAGGGGGCGGgatatttcata is part of the Ostrea edulis chromosome 2, xbOstEdul1.1, whole genome shotgun sequence genome and harbors:
- the LOC125680700 gene encoding uncharacterized protein LOC125680700, whose translation is MWGFSSFSGGHPAMGNSWMGQRRNWKNKPVFTDEWEKMIEKGSSPKDIWEARYEEVNKINQDFSRRHDMKTERGKEAMSPDKNAAVEQTTLIFGKTYVQEMQGRWEKFQETGKPALEFWADEKTAFEKNRRFWRWGHHTHYRERCCRRKDKEESAMFKEFDF